A portion of the Tachyglossus aculeatus isolate mTacAcu1 chromosome 12 unlocalized genomic scaffold, mTacAcu1.pri SUPER_6_unloc_2, whole genome shotgun sequence genome contains these proteins:
- the LOC119921306 gene encoding olfactory receptor 5L1-like: MDQDNITVVPEFILMGLTDLPEFQLLLFLVFLAVYLISLLCYADLFLEVRTICLIECAIQMYLFVACVTTENYFLAVKAYDCFMAIGTHLGAANISSAFCKSNMINHFFWDLSPILKLLCSNTFPSDVLLFSQGFFSGTVSSLKIVVSYIYILVTTLKICSAAGRCKAFCTCASHLSVVGLLYETTISIYVWPSSQYALENDKVVSVFYTAVISVLNPLIYSLGKKDENDAL, from the exons ATGGACCAGGACAATATCACTGTAGTTCCTGAATTCATTCTTATGggactcactgatctcccagaattccagctccttctcttTTTGGTGTTTCTGGCAGTCTATCTGATCAGCCTTTT ATGTTACGCAGACTTATTTCTGGAGGTGAGAACTATTTGCTTGATAGAATGTGCCATCCAGATGTATCTCTTTGTGGCCTGTGTAACCACCGAGAATTATTTCCTGGCAGTCAAGGCATATGATTGCTTCATGGCAATCG GGACTCATTTAGGTGCTGCTAATATTTCATCTGCATTTTGCAAGTCAAATATGATCAATCATTTCTTCTGGGATCTCTCCCCAATCTTAAAATTATTGTGCAGTAACACCTTCCCCAGTGACGTCTTGCTTTTCAGCCAGGGGTTTTTCAGTGGAACTGTCTCCTCTCTGAAAATTGTGGTGTCTTACATATATATCCTCGTCACTACCCTGAAGATCTGCTCTGCAGCAGGGAGATGCAAGGCCTTCTGTACCTGTGCCTCCCACCTATCGGTGGTTGGCTTATTGTATGAGACCACCATCTCCATATACGTTTGGCCCAGTTCACAGTACGCACTAGAAAATGACAAAGTGGTTTCCGTGTTTTATACTGCTGTGATATCAGTGCTGAATCCTCTGATCTACAGCCTGGGAAAGAAGGATGAAAACGATGCTCTGTGA